The Elaeis guineensis isolate ETL-2024a chromosome 13, EG11, whole genome shotgun sequence genome includes a region encoding these proteins:
- the LOC140853082 gene encoding secreted RxLR effector protein 161-like, with translation MTFFNGDLKEEVYMKQPDGFSSNDSIDYWRATKKVMRYLEGTKDYMLMYRRSDELEVVDYSGSDFTGCIDSRKSTSGYIFMFAGGAISWKSVKQTLTAISTMEAEPLRIFYDNLAAVFLAKNNRNSSRSKYIDIKFLAIRKYVKKNKVVIEHVSIELMIADPLTKASTGYRSSARSDWLDDRPPRIPGTIFFLANE, from the exons atgaCGTTCTTCAATGGAGACTTAAAGGAGGAGGTTTACATGAAACAACCAGATGGGTTCTCCTCTAATGACA GTATAGACTACTGGAGAGCTACGAAGAAGGTGATGAGGTATCTTGAGGGGACCAAAGACTACATGCTCATGTATAGGAGATCGGACGAACTAGAAGTAGTTGACTACTCTGGTTCAGACTTCACTGGATGTATCGATTCACGAAAATCGACTTCAGGATACATCTTCATGTTTGCTGGTGGAGCTATTTCTTGGAAGAGTGTCAAGCAGACATTGACTGCTATatctaccatggaggcaga GCCATTGAGGATATTCTATGACAATTTAGCTGCTGTTTTCTTGGCTAAAAATAATAGAAATAGTAGTCGAAGCAAGTACATTGACATCAAGTTTTTAGCCATAAGGAAATATGTTAAGAAAAATAAAGTGGTCATTGAACACGTCAGCATTGAATTGATGATTGCTGATCCTTTGACAAAAG CTTCGACTGGATATCGGTCCTCTGCTAGAAGTGATTGGCTTGATGATCGCCCTCCCAGAATTCCAGGAACTATATTCTTTCTTGCTAATGAATGA